CGTAGGCGAACGCCGCCGGGAAGCCGTACGCGCTCAGGAGCAGGAGTTCCCCCCGGCCGCGCAGCCGGTCGCGGTCCGGGAGCAGCCCGGCCCCCATGGTGAACCAGCCCATCGCGAGCATCTGGAACGGCATCCACGGGCCCACCCCGCCCGTGAGCAGCGCAGACGCGAACATCGTGACCGAGCCGAGCACGAACCCGAAGCCGGGGCCGAGGACGCGGCCGCTCAGCACCATGAGGAAGAACATCGGCTCCAGACCGGCGGTGCCGGCGCCGATCGGGCGCAGCGCAGCGCCGGTCGCGGCCAGCACCCCGAGCATCGCGACCGCCTTCGGCCCGAGCCCCGACTCCGAGATCGTCGCCCCGACGACCGCGACGAGCAGCACGAGCAGGCAGGCGAAGAACCAGGGGGCGTCCTCGCTGTGCGCGATGACGGCCGACTCGGGTGGCGCGAGGAAGGGCCACATCAGGGCGGCGACCCCTACGGCACTGACGAGGGCGAGGGCGGCGATGGAGCGGGGGCCGAGGTCGACGGGGCGGGTTCGGCGCGGGCTCTTCGTGGCGCTCATGCCAGTGCCTTTCGCACCTGCGTGACCGTGAGCCACTCCTGCGGGGCGAGGATCTTGGTGACCTGCGGTGCGAAGGAGGGGGAGGAGACGACGACGTCCGCGGTCGGGCCGTCGGCGATCACTTCGCCCTCGGCCAGCAGGACGACCCGGTCGGCGAGCTCGGCGGCGAGCTCCACGTCATGGGTGGCCAGCACGATGGCGTGGCCGCGGCCGGCCAGGTCGCGCAGCAGGGTCACGAGGCGTTCCTTCGCCGCGTAGTCCAGGCCGCGGGTCGGCTCGTCGAGGAGGAGCAGCGGGGGGCGGGCGGTCAGGACGACGGCCAGGGCGAGCGTCAGCCGCTGGCCCTCGGAGAGGTCGCGGGGGTGGGTGTCGTCGGCGATGCCCGGGAGGAGCTCCGAGACGAGGGCGCGGCAGGTGCCGGGTCCGGCGCCGGCGTCGGCGGCCGTGCACTCGGCGGCGACCGTGTCGGCGTAGAGGAGGTCGCGGGGTTCCTGCGGGACGAGTCCGACTCGGCGGACGAGGTCCCGGGGCGGGGTGCGGTGGGGGACGGTGCCGCCCACGGCCACCGAGCCGGTGGTGGGTTCCACCAGTCCGACGAGGGCGTTGAGCAGGGTGGACTTGCCGGCCCCGTTGCGGCCCATGATGGCGACGGTCTCGCCGGGGGTCACGGTGAGGTCGATGTGGCGGAGGGCTCGGATGTGGTCGCGGGTTACGGAGAGGGCCTTTACCTCGGCGGCATGGGGAGATGCCGGGGCGGTGGGGGTCTGTTTGCGGCGGAACCAGCGGTGGGGGGTGGGGGCGCCGGATGGGGTGGGTGGTGCGGGCTGCCGGCGGCCGCGGGTCGGTTGTGGCTGGTCGCGCAGTTCCCCGCGCCCCTCAGCGGCGATGCTGTCCTGTCCGTCGAGCTGTTGGCGTAGGTCTGCTGCCCTTCGGCGGGCGTCTCTCACCGTCAGGGGAAGCGGGTTCCAGCCTGCCAGGCGGCCGAGGGCCACCACCGGGGGGTAGACCGGGGAGACGGCCATGATCTCCGCCGGGGTGCCCAGGAGCGGGGCCTGGCCGGGGGAGGGCAGGAGGGCGATCCGGTCGGCGTACTGGACCACGCGTTCCAGGCGGTGTTCGGCCATCAGGACCGTCGTGCCGAGGTCGTGGACCAGGCGTTGGAGGACTGCCAGGACCTCTTCCGCGGCGGCCGGGTCCAGCGCCGACGTCGGCTCGTCGAGGACCAGGACGCTCGGGTGCGGGGTGAGGACCGAGCCGATCGCCACCCGCTGCTGCTGGCCGCCGGAGAGGGTGGCGATGGAACGGTCGCGCAGATCGGCGAGGCCGAGGAGGTCGAGGGTCTCCTCGACGCGGCGGCGCATCACGGCCGGGGCCAGACCGAGCGACTCCATGCCGTAGGCCAGCTCGTCCTCGACCGTGTCCGTGACGAAGTGGGACAGGGGGTCCTGGCCCACCGTGCCGACCACGTCGGCGAGTTCGCGCGGCTTGTGCGTACGGGTGTCCCGGCCGGCCACCGTGACGCGGCCGCGCAGGGTGCCTCCGGTGAAGTGCGGCA
The DNA window shown above is from Streptomyces chartreusis and carries:
- a CDS encoding ABC transporter ATP-binding protein, producing the protein MIRFENVSVTYDGAAEPTVQGVDFEVPEGELVLLAGPSGVGKSTVLGAVSGLVPHFTGGTLRGRVTVAGRDTRTHKPRELADVVGTVGQDPLSHFVTDTVEDELAYGMESLGLAPAVMRRRVEETLDLLGLADLRDRSIATLSGGQQQRVAIGSVLTPHPSVLVLDEPTSALDPAAAEEVLAVLQRLVHDLGTTVLMAEHRLERVVQYADRIALLPSPGQAPLLGTPAEIMAVSPVYPPVVALGRLAGWNPLPLTVRDARRRAADLRQQLDGQDSIAAEGRGELRDQPQPTRGRRQPAPPTPSGAPTPHRWFRRKQTPTAPASPHAAEVKALSVTRDHIRALRHIDLTVTPGETVAIMGRNGAGKSTLLNALVGLVEPTTGSVAVGGTVPHRTPPRDLVRRVGLVPQEPRDLLYADTVAAECTAADAGAGPGTCRALVSELLPGIADDTHPRDLSEGQRLTLALAVVLTARPPLLLLDEPTRGLDYAAKERLVTLLRDLAGRGHAIVLATHDVELAAELADRVVLLAEGEVIADGPTADVVVSSPSFAPQVTKILAPQEWLTVTQVRKALA
- a CDS encoding ECF transporter S component, whose protein sequence is MSATKSPRRTRPVDLGPRSIAALALVSAVGVAALMWPFLAPPESAVIAHSEDAPWFFACLLVLLVAVVGATISESGLGPKAVAMLGVLAATGAALRPIGAGTAGLEPMFFLMVLSGRVLGPGFGFVLGSVTMFASALLTGGVGPWMPFQMLAMGWFTMGAGLLPDRDRLRGRGELLLLSAYGFPAAFAYGVVTNLAGWTFMKGQASSIAFSADSPVSVNLARFVAYCLATSLGWDLGRAVTTVVLTLFLGPVILRALRRATRRAAFESPVTFDAPAR